Proteins encoded together in one Musa acuminata AAA Group cultivar baxijiao chromosome BXJ3-6, Cavendish_Baxijiao_AAA, whole genome shotgun sequence window:
- the LOC135641227 gene encoding uncharacterized protein LOC135641227, translated as MSMLDAFFNKGFKGAKCKTLLKLTIPRIKLLRNRREIQLKQMRKDIAKLLENGQEATARIRVEHIIREENMMAAQEILELFCELITVRLPIIETQRECPLDLKEAISSICFAAPRCADLPELQQVQMLFAAKYGKEFVMAATELLPDCGVNRQIIELLSIRAPSVEVKLKLLKEIAEEHELDWDPSTTESEYLKPHEDLLNGPNNFTNGSALPLPPQKHDALSSDDVEESLTEPDSEADFDSLDLPEVPKDSVRAALDVPSASGNVSNLPSSMHDLGLDHQASKSIPDEDMPHVPPMAPAGNDLEPSIASPYNHPNVEHKQFVPFASSPSSFSVSAQQNETLPPPLSSMSESLKPSQPAHPPPLSSSISLSPKQSEPAFSPPSLSSLPDNQDQNEPPPSHPLLFPVASSAKHSELITSAVSSASLPSTKNELAASLSREKSEINVDLQDILAAAQAAADSAERAAIAARAAANLAQVRITDLATKRSNRTSESCGEELQGEGSEQANNSARPMFHQQYSFGSNKNLAAYGQEWKPDSPTLPSHEVPLSSHVPQRLPSLEDDPYFSYPNLFTSKDTELKSGIHDSSDNSVSRQTTD; from the exons ATGTCGATGCTCGACGCTTTCTTCAACAAGGGTTTCAAAGGGGCGAAATG CAAAACGCTGTTGAAGCTGACGATTCCGAGAATAAAGTTGCTGCGTAATCGAAGGGAGATTCAGCTGAAGCAGATGCGGAAGGATATTGCCAAGCTTCTTGAGAATGGCCAAGAAGCCACTGCTCGAATTCGG GTGGAGCACATAATCCGGGAGGAGAACATGATGGCAGCACAGGAGATCCTTGAGTTGTTCTGCGAGCTCATCACTGTCCGTCTTCCCATAATAGAAACACAGAG AGAATGTCCATTAGACTTGAAAGAAGCAATTTCCAGCATCTGTTTTGCTGCACCACGATGTGCAGACTTGCCTGAACTTCAGCAGGTGCAAATGTTATTTGCTGCCAAATATGGGAAGGAATTTGTGATGGCTGCAACTGAACTGTTGCCAGATTGTGGGGTCAATCGCCAG ATAATTGAACTGCTGTCAATTCGTGCTCCTTCAGTGGAAGTAAAACTAAAGTTGTTAAAAGAAATTGCTGAGGAACATGAGTTAGATTGGGATCCATCTACCACTGAAAGTGAGTACCTCAAGCCACATGAGGATTTACTG AATGGTCCAAACAATTTCACAAATGGATCTGCATTGCCTCTTCCACCCCAGAAACATGATGCCTTATCTTCTGATGATGTGGAGGAGTCTCTCACGGAACCTGATTCGGAGGCAgattttgattccttggatcTTCCTGAAGTTCCAAAAGATTCAGTTCGAGCAGCTTTGGATGTTCCATCAGCTTCAGGAAATGTTTCAAACCTGCCATCTTCGATGCATGACCTTGGACTCGATCACCAGGCTTCCAAATCCATTCCAGATGAGGATATGCCACATGTGCCCCCCATGGCACCTGCAGGAAATGACCTGGAGCCATCAATTGCTTCCCCATACAACCATCCCAATGTGGAACACAAACAATTTGTGCCGTTTGCTAGTTCCCCATCTTCTTTTTCAGTCTCTGCACAACAAAATGAGACTCTTCCTCCACCTCTCTCTTCTATGTCAGAATCTTTGAAGCCTAGCCAGCCAGCCCACCCTCCCCCACTGTCCTCTTCTATTTCACTGTCTCCAAAACAAAGTGAACCAGCATTTTCTCCACCATCGTTGTCTTCTTTGCCAGATAATCAGGACCAAAATGAACCGCCTCCGTCTCATCCATTGCTGTTTCCTGTTGCTTCATCTGCAAAGCACAGCGAGCTGATTACTTCTGCAGTTTCTTCTGCTTCATTGCCCTCAACTAAGAATGAGTTAGCAGCCTCGCTTTCCAGGGAAAAAAGTGAGATAAACGTTGACTTACAGGACATATTAGCAGCTGCCCAAGCTGCAGCTGATTCAGCAGAACGTGCTGCGATAGCTGCACGAGCAGCTGCAAACCTTGCTCAAGTTAGAATTACTGATCTTGCCACGAAAAGGAGCAACAGAACTTCTGAAAGTTGTGGAGAAGAACTTCAAGGGGAAGGCTCTGAGCAAGCAAACAATTCTGCAAGACCGATGTTCCATCAACAGTATTCTTTTGGCAGTAATAAGAACCTTGCTGCCTATGGGCAGGAGTGGAAACCAGATTCACCAACTCTTCCATCTCACGAGGTGCCTCTCTCTTCCCATGTACCTCAGCGCTTGCCTTCCCTGGAGGATGATCCATATTTCTCATACCCTAACCTGTTCACATCGAAAGACACAGAGCTCAAGTCAGGTATTCATGACTCATCAGACAATTCAGTGTCTCGTCAAACTACTGATTAG
- the LOC135639410 gene encoding nuclear transcription factor Y subunit B-3-like: MKGRRSRHHSGTGGSHQLVSDDESGHASDSSPKEQDRFLPVANVSRIMKRSLPANAKISKEAKETVQECVSEFISFITGEASDKCQREKRKTINGDDLLWAMTTLGFDSYVGPLKAYLNKYRETEGEKNLMARHGEPPSNEPDDASPAIPSFAASGFYSVGEAWDQRKK; encoded by the coding sequence ATGAAGGGGAGGAGGAGCCGTCACCACTCGGGCACCGGCGGCAGCCACCAGCTGGTGTCGGACGACGAGTCGGGGCACGCCTCGGACTCGTCCCCCAAAGAGCAAGATCGCTTCCTGCCCGTCGCCAACGTGAGCCGCATCATGAAGCGGTCGCTGCCGGCCAACGCCAAGATCTCCAAGGAGGCCAAGGAGACGGTGCAGGAGTGCGTGTCGGAGTTCATCAGTTTCATCACCGGGGAGGCCTCCGACAAGTGCCAGCGCGAGAAGCGGAAGACCATCAACGGCGACGACCTCCTATGGGCCATGACCACGCTCGGCTTCGACAGCTACGTCGGCCCCCTCAAGGCCTACCTCAACAAGTACCGAGAGACGGAGGGGGAGAAGAACCTCATGGCCCGCCACGGCGAGCCCCCCTCCAATGAGCCCGACGACGCCTCCCCCGCCATCCCTTCCTTCGCCGCGTCCGGATTCTACTCCGTCGGCGAAGCCTGGGATCAACGAAAGAAGTAG